In Methanobacterium sp., the following are encoded in one genomic region:
- a CDS encoding class E sortase, producing MKLSTVFIMIGMVIISLYFLVEVSYYSSTENIQENRSTVPYLEIPAIGIDQSINNKSIDYGIYHEPKSAKAGLGTVALFGHRTFYGSPFLNLDKLKNGDNITVAWPGIGNVEYRVVNSFVVPASYRLSIEQGKTLFLITCYPLGSTKQRLIIQANQTNIYPFKYVNDTKTSSSPSFSYSLLFILIFLGTGLTLTYLYPVNDDKILLFITTLVLTFFLLLGYLFPVPPDNVTSGISNISSWFGG from the coding sequence ATGAAATTATCAACAGTTTTCATTATGATAGGGATGGTAATCATCTCACTCTATTTTTTAGTGGAAGTAAGTTATTATTCATCTACAGAAAATATTCAGGAGAATAGATCCACTGTTCCCTATTTAGAAATACCTGCAATTGGCATTGATCAAAGTATCAATAACAAATCCATAGATTACGGAATATATCATGAACCAAAATCTGCAAAGGCAGGTTTGGGTACAGTAGCATTATTTGGACATAGAACATTCTATGGTTCTCCTTTTTTAAATTTAGATAAGCTTAAAAATGGAGATAATATAACTGTAGCATGGCCGGGAATAGGTAATGTTGAATATAGAGTAGTAAATTCATTTGTTGTTCCTGCATCATATCGTTTATCCATCGAGCAAGGAAAAACACTTTTTTTAATTACTTGTTACCCTTTAGGATCAACTAAACAAAGACTCATTATACAGGCTAATCAAACCAATATATATCCATTCAAATATGTAAATGACACAAAAACAAGTTCAAGTCCATCATTTTCATATTCATTATTGTTTATATTAATATTTTTAGGAACAGGATTGACTTTAACCTATTTATATCCTGTAAATGATGATAAGATACTTTTATTCATAACCACCCTTGTACTCACTTTCTTTTTATTATTAGGCTATTTGTTCCCTGTTCCTCCAGATAATGTAACATCAGGAATATCTAATATCAGCAGTTGGTTTGGTGGTTAA
- a CDS encoding dihydroneopterin aldolase family protein, producing MDVDSKYFKNISSRERVIFEGAITMGALFHQFVGTPVTVESAATLEKSIKHAMELQPCIMEVEVKIDREMLEDSKSEFDYVSLSGEMMNIKVVSKYNDKRAVLRMEFIEELNYPLMYVEKVD from the coding sequence ATGGATGTAGACAGCAAATATTTCAAAAACATTTCAAGTAGAGAGAGGGTGATATTTGAAGGGGCTATCACTATGGGGGCCTTGTTTCACCAGTTTGTTGGAACTCCTGTAACTGTTGAAAGCGCTGCAACACTTGAAAAATCTATAAAACATGCTATGGAGCTCCAGCCATGTATTATGGAAGTTGAAGTTAAAATAGATAGAGAAATGCTTGAAGATTCTAAAAGCGAGTTTGATTATGTATCATTAAGTGGCGAAATGATGAATATAAAAGTTGTATCAAAATACAATGATAAAAGAGCAGTTTTACGTATGGAATTTATTGAAGAACTTAATTATCCATTAATGTATGTTGAAAAGGTAGATTAA
- a CDS encoding ferredoxin family protein encodes MIKVDENLCKGCNICTEFCPRKVYEQSKELDKKGVHLPIPINEEECTKCNLCVLLCPDQAIHVDEKEE; translated from the coding sequence ATGATAAAAGTTGATGAAAATTTATGCAAAGGATGCAACATATGCACAGAATTTTGCCCCCGTAAAGTTTATGAACAATCCAAAGAACTTGACAAGAAAGGAGTGCATCTCCCCATACCTATAAATGAGGAAGAATGTACAAAATGCAATCTTTGCGTTCTTTTATGTCCAGATCAGGCCATACACGTAGATGAAAAAGAAGAATAA